Proteins from one Asterias rubens chromosome 21, eAstRub1.3, whole genome shotgun sequence genomic window:
- the LOC117304607 gene encoding zinc transporter 1-like yields the protein MGRYTGKSCRFLVMMLLTSTFFLVELITGYMTNSLALVSDSFHMMSDIIALVIGFLAMRLSKKTTPKNTFGWQRSEVLGALVNSVFLMALCFTIFVEAIQRFINKENITNPLIVLIVGIIGLVINGFGLCLFSSHGMSHGHSHGGGGHGHSHKNKKNKEVTDDSSADTLTPLRVGSHKKLSEVKVEVGDSGDEPTPVVEDEDENTNNDSSAAQLNMRGVFLHVLGDALGSVVVIISAGLILAVGTEHDWVHYVDPAMSLIIVAIITITTMPLFRQSSMILLQSIPAEIDLDKIERQLKEKVVGIANVHDLHVWQLSGNKYIATAHVLFHSMEDYTVQAQKIKSYLHDQGIHSTTIQPEFIGDYPSDAVDGTVCKILCKPDSVCEAQKCCDDNKKSKRKSIDQPSSPTPNMVDTSDFSSNPMDQEV from the exons ATGGGGCGCTATACTGGAAAAAGTTGTCGTTTCTTGGTGATGATGTTACTGACATCAACCTTCTTCTTAGTGGAACTCATCACAGGTTATATGACAAACTCATTGGCCCTAGTTTCGGATTCCTTCCATATGATGTCAGACATCATAGCTCTAGTCATTGGCTTCTTGGCTATGAGG TTGTCAAAGAAAACTACTCCAAAGAACACATTTGGCTGGCAGCGATCTGAAGTTCTGGGTGCTCTTGTGAATTCAGTCTTCCTGATGGCTCTGTGCTTCACTATCTTTGTAGAGGCCATCCAGCGTTTCATTAACAAGGAAAATATTACAAATCCGCTGATTGTATTGATTGTTGGAATCATTGGTCTGGTTATTAATGGATTTGGATTGTGTCTCTTCAGTTCTCACG GTATGTCGCACGGACACAGTCATGGAGGTGGCGGACATGGACACAGTCACAAGAATAAGAAGAACAAGGAAGTCACTGATGATTCAAGCGCTGACACTCTGACCCCACTCCGGGTAGGTTCGCACAAAAAGCTCAGTGAAGTCAAAGTAGAGGTCGGTGACTCTGGAGATGAGCCAACCCCTGTAGTTGAAGACGAAGATGAAAATACAAACAACG ATTCGTCCGCTGCCCAGCTAAACATGAGGGGAGTGTTCCTACATGTTCTTGGTGATGCCTTAGGCTCGGTGGTTGTTATCATCAGTGCAGGATTAATCTTGGCGGTAGGAACGGAGCATGACTGGGTACATTACGTGGATCCAGCTATGAGCCTTATCATTGTGGCTATTATCACGATTACAACAATGCCATTAT TTCGTCAGTCAAGCATGATCCTATTGCAGTCGATACCAGCAGAAATTGATCTGGACAAAATTGAAAGACAATTAAAGGAAAAA GTTGTTGGAATAGCTAATGTACATGATCTCCACGTATGGCAGCTATCTGGTAATAAGTATATAGCAACAGCTCATGTGTTATTCCATAGTATGGAAGACTACACAGTCCAAGCTCAGAAGATTAAATCCTATCTTCATGATCAGGGAATCCATTCTACAACGATACAACCAGAGTTTATTGGG GACTACCCTTCTGACGCTGTGGACGGTACGGTATGTAAGATACTGTGCAAACCAGACTCTGTATGTGAAGCTCAGAAATGCTGTGATGATAACAAGAAATCCAAGAGGAAGTCAATAGACCAACCTTCATCACCGACTCCAAACATG GTCGACACTTCAGACTTCAGTTCAAATCCCATGGATCAGGAAGTGTGA